One genomic region from Natrinema caseinilyticum encodes:
- a CDS encoding carbohydrate ABC transporter permease, giving the protein MATRTDRTGGPADDENGGPLERWTRSVITDAEKRSRLYKALFYVAAGFFLVTTLFPFYWLLVLALKPNGDIISGSWALPIVGVEFPHINPLQPGEPNVLAFVEVFQQVPFHLYVFNSFVLATTTTVIVIVLASLAGYVFGRLEFPGRGVLMLAILAISYFPPAAFLIPLFDAFLGNPVTVPFLGVELFSPPRLVNTPSAMIMPFSALFLPLSIFILTTFYAQIPDGLEDAARVEGTTRLGALFRVIMPLSAPGVVTAAVLTFISVYNEYFFSSIMSLQNEPEQWSPLVGGILSYQTQYTTDFNLMAAASIVGVLPMLIVVIVAQEKIVSGLTDGALKE; this is encoded by the coding sequence ATGGCGACACGGACCGATCGGACGGGGGGACCCGCGGACGACGAGAACGGGGGCCCCCTCGAGCGGTGGACCCGTAGCGTTATCACAGACGCGGAAAAACGCAGCCGCCTGTACAAGGCGTTGTTCTACGTCGCAGCGGGCTTTTTCCTCGTTACGACGCTGTTCCCGTTCTACTGGCTACTGGTGTTGGCACTGAAACCGAACGGGGACATCATCTCCGGCAGTTGGGCGCTTCCGATCGTCGGTGTCGAATTCCCGCACATCAATCCGCTGCAACCGGGCGAACCCAACGTCCTCGCCTTCGTCGAGGTGTTCCAGCAAGTGCCGTTCCATCTCTACGTGTTCAACAGCTTCGTGCTCGCGACGACCACGACGGTCATCGTCATCGTCCTCGCGAGCCTCGCGGGATACGTCTTCGGCCGACTCGAGTTCCCTGGACGCGGCGTGTTGATGCTCGCCATCCTGGCTATCTCGTACTTCCCGCCTGCAGCGTTCCTGATCCCGCTGTTCGACGCGTTCCTCGGCAACCCGGTGACGGTGCCGTTTCTCGGCGTCGAGTTGTTCTCGCCGCCGCGGCTGGTCAACACGCCGAGCGCGATGATCATGCCCTTCAGCGCGCTGTTTCTGCCGCTGTCGATTTTCATCCTCACCACGTTCTATGCGCAGATTCCGGACGGTCTCGAGGATGCAGCACGGGTCGAGGGCACGACCCGGTTGGGTGCGCTGTTCCGCGTGATCATGCCGCTTTCGGCACCCGGTGTCGTGACGGCGGCCGTGCTGACGTTCATCTCGGTCTACAACGAGTACTTCTTCAGCTCGATCATGTCGCTCCAGAACGAACCCGAGCAGTGGTCACCGCTCGTCGGCGGCATTCTGAGCTATCAGACGCAGTACACGACAGACTTCAACCTGATGGCAGCAGCCAGCATCGTCGGCGTATTGCCCATGCTGATCGTCGTCATCGTCGCGCAGGAAAAGATCGTTAGCGGACTGACCGACGGAGCACTCAAAGAATAA
- a CDS encoding ABC transporter ATP-binding protein produces the protein MARVRLDNVTKRYEDIVAVDDMNLEIEDGEFVCLVGPSGCGKSTTMETIAGLTKPTEGTIHIGETDVTSFPPKDRGVAMVFQNIALFPHMDVFDNISFGLRLRKYDDEEIERRVERASDVVQLEGMLDRMPDELSGGQQQRVAIARAIVREPAVFLMDEPLANLDAKLRVHMRTELQRLHKQLDTTIIYVTHDQAEAMTMSDRIAVIDSGELQQIDPPLTCYNEPANRFVAGFIGSPSMNFVDGELSEDGLETDHFDLAFDPDPLEAAPGDAVTMGIRPEDIYPAADADSSTATSSVIEATTDVLEPMGDEIFVYLTLDGSGGQLMTSEEASAASNQLLMSVAPDSAIDEDEQVSVVLDRSKVHLFETASGDAIAHGVEGPPDSTAESDAVAENVRAEVDPGGGDE, from the coding sequence ATGGCACGAGTACGACTTGACAACGTTACGAAACGGTACGAAGACATCGTCGCCGTCGACGATATGAACCTCGAGATCGAGGACGGCGAATTCGTCTGCCTCGTCGGGCCCTCGGGCTGTGGGAAGTCGACGACGATGGAGACGATCGCCGGCCTCACCAAACCGACAGAGGGGACGATCCACATCGGCGAGACGGACGTCACCTCCTTTCCCCCGAAGGATCGAGGCGTCGCGATGGTGTTCCAGAACATCGCGTTGTTCCCACACATGGACGTCTTCGACAACATCTCGTTCGGGCTGCGCCTTCGGAAGTACGACGACGAGGAGATAGAGCGGCGCGTCGAACGCGCCTCGGACGTCGTTCAACTCGAGGGGATGCTCGATCGGATGCCGGACGAACTGTCCGGAGGCCAGCAACAGCGGGTGGCGATCGCCCGCGCCATCGTTCGGGAACCGGCCGTCTTCCTGATGGACGAACCGCTGGCGAACCTGGACGCGAAATTGCGCGTTCACATGCGAACCGAACTCCAGCGACTGCACAAGCAACTCGACACGACGATCATCTACGTCACGCACGATCAGGCGGAGGCGATGACCATGTCGGATCGGATCGCCGTCATCGACAGCGGTGAACTCCAGCAGATCGATCCGCCGTTGACCTGCTACAACGAGCCGGCAAACCGGTTCGTCGCCGGCTTCATCGGTTCACCGTCGATGAACTTCGTCGACGGCGAACTGAGCGAGGACGGCCTCGAGACCGATCACTTCGACCTCGCGTTCGATCCGGACCCGCTCGAGGCCGCTCCCGGGGACGCCGTCACGATGGGGATTCGTCCCGAGGATATCTACCCTGCGGCCGACGCCGACTCGTCGACCGCTACGTCGTCGGTCATCGAGGCGACGACCGACGTTCTCGAACCGATGGGTGACGAGATATTCGTGTATCTCACGCTCGACGGCTCGGGGGGACAGCTGATGACGAGCGAAGAGGCGTCGGCTGCGTCGAATCAGCTGTTGATGAGCGTCGCGCCGGATTCGGCCATCGACGAAGACGAACAGGTGAGCGTCGTGCTCGATCGGTCGAAGGTCCACCTGTTCGAGACCGCATCGGGCGATGCCATCGCACACGGTGTCGAAGGGCCCCCGGATTCGACTGCGGAGTCGGATGCGGTGGCGGAGAACGTCCGAGCCGAAGTCGATCCCGGAGGGGGCGATGAGTGA